The following nucleotide sequence is from Triticum dicoccoides isolate Atlit2015 ecotype Zavitan chromosome 7B, WEW_v2.0, whole genome shotgun sequence.
TCCAGATGTTCGCCATGTATCGCCAGGACAGCAGCTCCGACCAAgatttcaagtacctccacgtgttCTCCCGGATTGAGaactgcgagaagtgggcggatgtGTGGCTACAAGCCGGACGCGCCCGCGCCCGGCGTGGCGCCCAGACGGCAACAAAGGAGCCAAGGCTGCAAACGCCCGGCGCCGGCTACCGCGCGTCTGCAAGAGTCCATCAAACATTGCATCGCCGATGCCACGACCCGCGCCACCTAGAGGGAAGAGTAAACCACAGCTCGATGGTCGGCGTTGATGGCGAACAGCGtcgtcaagctcgacctgctctggACCAATGTCGCCGCGAAGGAGAGGAACACCGACCTGACATTCCTGATGGGGGGATGGCGGACATGTCGGCGATGGATGAGCAAGTCAAGGCGTGGTTCATGGTGGAGCGTGGCCTCATCCCGAACCAGATCCTGTCGACGGCAGCGCCAACTCCCACGCCGACCACGCCAAGACCGAGCGACGCCTCCACGACGCCCAGTACAGAAGCCGCGCCGACGCCGACCAGCGCCTCCATGACGCCCAGCACAGAAGTTGTGCCGACGCCGACCAGCCCGCGCACGCTGACTCCCGCCAGTCCGACGTTGGAGGACGGCGTCGCCGTTTGATGCATCGCCTACGCGTCCTTCTTTTTGAACGCCGAACTTTCAAGTTATTTGGTCGCCGACctgtggcatggggatcgccggactTTGTGACGATGATCGCCGGACTTGAGGCTTTTTTTGGTAGCGGGAAATGTCGCGTTTGAATTTAAATGGGTTGGGGCTGGCCCTTGGGGCCGTGACTGGGACCTAGATCGCCCCCGGTGCCTAAAAAGCGTCGGTCGATGGCCCGAAATAGCGTTGACCGCTGTGCTTGGAGGCCgaacggttggagatgctctaaggactGATAGGGAGGGGACTGTGTATTGAAGACTGATGCGAAATTGGGGAGATAGCGGTCTCAACCATATTTGTCAGAAAGATCACCCTCAAGGACAGAAGTGCATATGTCAGAAAGATCACCCTCAAGGACAGAAGCACATGGACTGTGCTACCAACATACAGAGCAGTGCATGACAAATACGTGCCTACGAAACTTTGAATACAAATCAGCTAATATAGTGATTGCAGATCCCGATGAGAATTGATGGTGCAAATTCCAGTGTGTAGTCGCCGAGTGCCCCTATGCAATTTCGGATGGGAACTGAACTAAACTAATTGTCGCTAATTGTGGGTTACTGAACTAAACTAATTGTCGCTTACTGTACGGCAGGAACTGAACTAATTGTCGCTTACTGTAATAATGGTGCTGCTTAAATAATTCCCAACGCGGACCACGCGCACTTGTCCACTTGCAACCCTAGCCTGCGGCCGGACATGAGTAGTACTATATCTTTCCCGTCAACCAGCGAGCCGCGTCGTCAATCTCGTTCTCCAGCCAGATCCATTCCATCCAGGACTTCAACAGTTCTTCAGTCGATCCAGGACTTTAGCAGTTCTTCGATTGATCATCAGGTTTGCCCCCAGTGTATGCAACTCTCGCTTAGGCATCTTTTCCCCCAGATCTGTCTCTACTCTCCCTTCGCTTGCCAGGCAGATCGTTCAAATTTTGCGGTCGGAAGAACATCAAAGTGAGCTTTTGTGTTAATTGGTTGGTGCATACCGAGATTTTGTTGAGTCGACCGCAGGAGATCCGACATGTAGCGAATTCTTTCATGACTGTCACCTCTTTCATCTGTACTATTATTGGTCGTTTGGATCTTAGATACTCCATGCCATGACCTCTGCTTGCCGACGAATTCCCCAACACATGTTTCCAGAGGTGATCCTCAGTTACTATTTCCCTTGAAGGAAATACACAAACTACATCCGATTCTCACTTCACTCTGGTTCttctaagagcaagtacaatagagcttagtcagcgggctataagaaataaactagtatatttttgcttagttggaagaaagagaagaggagagagaaggtaagcgggctcttcgtgaagagccagctctagcacgtgctcctaggcactttgtgagaatgaaaggtggaccacataataaaaaagtagtataaTTTTTTGATCTACTATTACACATGTtagctataagatgggttgtagatgacatggcactggcttatagtcagcagctggctatactattaaccatgctctaaaaagtaaCTCAGGAATCAAAAGCAAATGTAATAGAGAGGAAAGGTCATAAATGCCCCCATACCAGGTAGTGGGCCCGTAATAATCTATCCCTTGGAACTCTGAATCCCAAACCAAATACAAGTCCACACGGCGGCGCTTCTCTATTCCACGAGCGGCTTTTGCGGCTGCCAGCGAACGCCGCTGCCGTCTGCTCACCCAGACCCAAGCATCTCTTCCTTCTCACCCGTACCGCTTCCATATGCCATACCGGCCTGCCTGCAAGCTCGCCATGGTGGATCCCTTTGGCCTTTACTACCAGGTCACACTTTCTTGGCGTTCTTACAAGCACTCGGCATCCCATCGCAGGGGCGAGGCATAGGTCTATTTTTTATGCTAAAGTATGATGCAGCGTGTCTGCTTTCCGTACAAGTTATGCATGTATGCCTCTCAACTATGCCAAATGTTTTCGGCCTTACTAGAAAGATGAAACGTTTAACCTGGTCAATCCTAGCNNNNNNNNNNNNNNNNNNNNNNNNNNNNNNNNNNNNNNNNNNNNNNNNNNNNNNNNNNNNNNNNNNNNNNNNNNNNNNNNNNNNNNNNNNNNNNNNNNNNNNNNNNNNNNNNNNNNNNNNNNNNNNNNNNNNNNNNNNNNNNNNNNNNNNNNNNNNNNNNNNNNNNNNNNNNNNNNNNNNNNNNNNNNNNNNNNNNNNNNNNNNNNNNNNNNNNNNNNNNNNNNNNNNNNNNNNNNNNNNNNNNNNNNNNNNNNNNNNNNNNNNNNNNNNNNNNNNNNNNNNNNNNNNNNATATAAAAGATACCATGGTGAACAAGTTAGAACATTCAGGTGCAACGACAAGGGAGTTTACACTCGAGTTGTTGAGACAAATTACAGATAATTTTTCTGAGAAGCACGAAATTGGTCGTGGTGGGTTCGGAATAGTCTACAAGGTACATTTGACTATTGCTTTCATATTATTATATTTttggaacaatcttgctttcatgTTGCAATTATACTATAAGAACCCATGTAATTTTTCTAACAGGGAGTACTGGATGATGGGGAAGAGATTGCTATCAAAAAGCTTCACTGCGTGCCGGGGCTTGATGACACACAATTTAGGAATGAGTTTAATAACCTTATGACAGCCCAACATCCAAATATTACCCGGTTGATTGGCTACTGTTATTATCTAGGACATCAACGCATTAAGTACAATGATGAATatgtttttgcccatgtggtagaaAAATTTCTGTGCTTTGAATACTTGAAGAGTGGAAGCCTTGACAAGCATATTTCTGGTATGACTATGCCCTATTCAGCACATTCAATTGTTTTGCATGTAGAGGAGGAATAATCCCTAAATTTATGTACTTCTTAGATCCCTATATTTACGTCTTGCTACACTGCATGTCTACCTCTACAGATGAATCATGCGGACTAGATTGGCACACACGCTTCAAAATTATTAAGGGAGTTAGTGAGGGCTTAAATTACCTTCATAATGGATGCAAAGATTCTATTTACCATCTTGACTTGAAACCTGGAAATATATTGCTGGACAAGAACATGGTCCCAAAAATTGGAGATTTTGGTCTGTCAAGACTTTTCCAATCAGAAAAAACCCATATCACAAGCAAATTTGTGGGAACAGTGTAAGTTGATGCCTCAATTCTAAATAATCAATTTATTCTTCAAAACAAATTAAGGAAATAATTGTGTTAAATATATACCATGCAGTGGATACATGCCACCAGAATACATCAATAGAGGCGCAATCACAACGAAGTTTGACGTATTCAGTTTGGGTGTTATAATCGTTCGGATAGTGGCAGGTCATGAGGGCTATTCCAGATGTGAACAAATGTCCCCTCAAGAATTTATTGAGCATGTAAGGAAAATATTTTTGTATCATGAACATTAACCCCCTTTCCACAAATATAATAATCCTGTCGTGTCTTACTTTCTATGCCACTCGCCACTTTGCAGGTACATGAAAACTGGAGAAAACGGCTGCAGGAAACAATGTCATCGTACACATCAGAGCAAGTTAAAACATGCATTGAAATAGCTTTAAGGTGTGTGGAGTTTGACCGAGAGAAAAGGCCTACCATAGCGGATATTGTGGATGAATTGAATAAGATTGAGGATGCTGGAAGTTCAGCTATAGGCAAGGTATTTTATTTATATTGTCACACTGCTGACTATGCTCCCATGTGTCCATGGGTAATTTTTTGTTCACCTGCAACATGAGTTTCCTTTTGGTTGTGCCTTTGCTCATTCAAGATCTCAGAAGAAACTGAGCACTCCCCGGAAAAACAACTTGCGATTGAAGAACAAAAAATAGAGTGTACAAAAGAGCATACCAGGTACTTATTTTTGTTTCGCAATGACAATCATGCCATTACACATAGGACTTGTTCTTTCCACTTTTCACAATAACTCATCATTTTGCTTGCATCTTAGCAGATACGCGAGAACAAATCGCATTTCCACTCTCGTGAAGTATCatgcagcagagtcaattggtttcgTAATTGGTGCCATGGTCTCCTTCTCTCTGACCCCCAAGCTGGTCGAGCTCCCCAGCGACAAGTACAACTTGCATGTAAACTGCAAGAAAGAGGTAGAGTACCTCTACAAAGAGTTGGTGCGCATGCAAGCTGGCCGGCACGACCTGGCCGAGGTGTCGCGGGACCAGCTAGATGAGGTCGTGAAGCTCTGGGCCGAGGAAGTGAAGGACCTCTCATATCAAGAGGAGAATACCATTGACCTGGATGAGGTGCCACAGGACCAGTTGAATGGTGTTGTTAAGCTCTGGGCCGAGGAAGTAAAGGACCTCTTATATCAAGAGGAGAACACCGTTGACCTAGATGAGGTGCCGCGGGACCAGCTGAATGATGTTGTTAAGCTCTGGGCCGAGGAAGTAAAGGACCTCTCATATCAAGAGGAGAATACCATTGACCTTGACGAGGTGCAGCGGGACCAGCTGAATGGTGTTGGTAAGCTCTGGGCGAAGGAAGTAAAGGACCTCTCATATCAAGAGGAGAATACCGTTGACCTGGACGAGGTGCCACGGGACCAGCTGCATGGTGTTGTTAAGCTCTGGGCCGAGGAAGTAAAGGGCCTATCATATCAGGAGGAGAATACCGTTGATCTGGCCGAGGTGCCGCGGGGCCAGCTGGATCAGGGGGAGAATACCGTTGATTCCTTTATGGTGTGCTTACCTCGCACGTCTCTGTCACGCCTGTGATGGTGGGTAGCACCTCCACAACTCTTTTTTTAGACAAAGCATCTCAACAACTACTACACCCTCTACATGACTCAAGGCTGGCCCATCGTGAGCAGCCCGTGGGCCAGCACAGCTACGGAGGAGTCCCCACGTTCGGGAAACCCACCAAGAAGGCTTGACCACCTGCGTGTGGATTGGGGCCCAGCCCATGTAATGCTTGCTTACTTATAGCCGCCACCCCGTGTAGAGGGATCGGCATCTATGAACCCTAACCTAAATCCCCACTATTCTTCCCCAAAACATTCCTCCATCTCTCTCTCTAGACTTCTATTCTGTATGCAATTCCTCTTCCAGCAATACAAATTAGTAGTGGGGTGTTAaaattggtatctagagccaccgaTCTCACGCGTTTTTGTAATTCCAGCGAGAGGTTAGTCGCTGATTCGTTCGGTGACTGTAAATCCAATCCGAGGACAATCGGCTGGAAAATTCCGGCTGACAAATTCCAGGCTCCCTAGTAAGATCAAGATCTTTGCTCGTCTGCAAGCCCCGTCCGTAATTTTACCGGCGCCGCTCTCTCTTTTTCATGGCTGTGGCAAGGACCCACTAGTGCAGTAGCACGAGGAACCCCTTTCGCCCCACCTTCGTATGTTCTGATCGCTGGGCGACTCACAGTGTTCCCTGGATTTTGGTCGTAATATTTTTATCGAAGGAAAAGAGACACAGGGAAGGTGCAGACGTGGGCCAACAGGTAAAACAATCACGTCCGTTGAACAagatgggagcacggatgggagtatATGCGGTGAGCAGGCAAGCCTGGTCCCTCCGATAGATGTGAACGAGGTGGCCTTGTGCGACCGGCGATCCTTTCTTCCTTTCTTCACCTCCATAGCTATAGCTTCCCTCCAAATTCATCTACCCTCCGCAGAAAGATCCCTGAACCTTTCCTCACACATGACTCCATGAATGTAGCCTCACATCCTCTTACACATGAATGCATTGCAAGAACGTACGCTGGATTAATTCCGTCCAACAATTTCCTCCTTTTACAAGTTTCGAATCGACCATACATTCCATCCAtcaccatgccatgccaaacacctAAATATATACATGACGCATCATGCCAACCTTCCCGGTCACATACGGGATATGCTAGAGATGCTATTAGCTCTGATGGTTAGAGTGATCAACCCCGCTTCCCGCTAATGTGCCGTTGCATACGGACGTGGTATATTGTGCCACATTGACCCTATTTTCTTTTGAGTTTGCTTTGTACTTCCttctcccaaaataagtgtctttgaTTTAGTATAATTTTTGCAATATTAATATATTTCCTTTGTCAAAAAAGACCGTCGCCTCTTTTTGTGCTTCGGGTCGATATGAATGGCGGAATTCCCTATATGTCACATTCTGCGACAAAATGACGGGCCTTCGCACAGGAATTAAGCGAGCGAACGAGTCAGAGGCCGGTCCATTTGTACAACACCAACGTAGTACGGGATCCAGTTTCTTGCACCATCTAGAAGATATTTGACAGGTTTTGGGAACCTTATAGAAGGGTCTGGAacctggtatttttatgatgtttTCTTCTATTGATTTTTCTcgttatttcttcttctttttggttcTTTTTTTGCTTTCTAAAAATattcacaaacttcaaaaaatattcatgttttcaaaaaatcacaaattcaaaatatgttcgcGTTTCAGAAAAATGTTTGTGCTTTTCAAAAATAccaaaatttcaaaaaatgctcaACTTTTCAATTTTTGTTCAAAACTTCGAAAAAAATTTACTTCTTCAATTTTTGCTTGCAAATTCAGAAAATATACTTCTGAAAAATAtatgatttttttccaaaaaagcgtacttatttttcaaaattgttcacaaattcaaaaaatattcccaATTTCAAAATATCATAAAATTAAACAATATTCTTGGTTGAAAATTTTAATTCACGAATTttagtttttttctagtttttCAAATTCTATGCACAAATCCAAACTATACACtttgaaaatttgttcacaaatacaAAAAGTTTCACATTTAAAAAAGGTTCAGCATTAAAtaagttgtttgaaatttcaagAAATATTTCATAAAAATCAAAAACTATTTCTGATCTACCGCTGCAATTAATTCTTAAATGTTTATGCTGCATATTACTCCATCCGTTAAAAAATAAAAGATGTTCTTTGTTTTTtaattgaatatatatatatagtgtttttGTTCATTTATTTCAGTTTGTATAGAGTCCATATTGACATGGACGCCGATTTGGTGAACATGGTTCCGCGCGCGTCCTTTATGAATAGTAAATTAAAAAATACTCGAAAAATAAAAAATCAGAATATTTTGTGTAACATACATAGTCAACCAATATACTCGCATATGAAGTTTCACGAAGAAATGACATCCGTGGTACTCTGGGCAAAAATGTTAAAATCGAAGATATATTAAGAAACACTGTTTGATGAATAGTATGGTCTCAATTGTGTTTTCTTCACTAAGAATACCACGGGTGTCAATACTTCATGAAACTTCACACGTGAATAGAATGTTCGAGCAGGTTTGATAACCCGATTTTTTGAATTTGTAAGAAAATTCTTGTATTTTTTGGAATTTACTATTATTGTGAGTGCACATGGAACCATGTTCACCTTTGTATTTTCGATATTAACATATCCAAAACATCTATATTTGTGAACGGAAGGAGTAGTCACTAACAATCACCAAGCTCTGGTGCAAGCTTCATGCGTCCATCAACGGGAAGTCGCGAGTTCGATTTGTGGCCGATTCGTGGCTAACATGATGCTTTTTTGTGGGGATTTTACACTGCTCGCGGCTGGCTGTTCCCCTATGAGCCGGCACAAAACTGGAAGTGATATCCTACATGGCTAACCCATACTGTCCGCATGGACCGCGTTTTCTCGACCACCTCCACAGTATCCGCTGAATATGAAATGTCTTAATAACCCTTTTGAGAAAAATATAATTAATTCCACAACTGAACAACGATGCGGCAATGCATGTGGTTACCCCTAGTAGTCCACTGTGCCCTGATTTTCCACTGACATTAGGTGCATCTCTAACAAATCCCCTAAAGACGTTCCTCCTCTAACTGACACCTAACCGATCCCTTAGAAGCTTCAGAGGAGGATAATTTTTACTCCAGCCGCCTCTTGATCCCTTAGATATACGCGCCCACAGCAGAGGCTAGAGTAAACAAATTGCTTCGAAGGTGCGCCCGCACCTCCTATTCAGTCCCCGCCGCCTTGGACCAGCCACAGACTGCCGCCGCTGCACCCCCATCGCGGTCCACTACTCCTCGGTCACCCTTGAGCAGCTCCAAGCTCCTACCACGCATGCATGGAAGCTCCACGGCAGCTCACTGGCGCACAAGTGGAGTGTGCATGCATCTACAACGCGGGCCGTGTGCGTGGTGTCGAGGACACAGTGGCGCAGGTGTGGTGGGTGTGAGGGCGTGGCTAAGGGCGTGCAAGGTTGAGCCTGGCTTGGCCACGACGGTCGGCTGGAACGGCATGGCTGGGGGTGTGTGTAGCGAGGGGTTGCGTTAGCTTTGTGCATACAGCGGATGCCAAGGGTGCCGCAGTGTGTGCGTGGGACACGTACAGGAACGGATGATATGCTGGTCGAGCTTCGAAGCTTTGGATATGGAAGCCATGTACGAATTCGAGTGGACAACACACAAACAACAAGAAACGGAGGAAGAGACATGGCTCACCTTGGGGAGGTCGATGGTGAGTTGGGTGAGGGTCTGTGAATCGGAACGACGACGAGAGCCAGGTGGATGCACAATGGCCGGAGTTCAAGATGCCACGGATGAGAAAGAAGAACAGCCCGCTCCTAGGGTTCCCCCCTCGCTCCACCGCCGCGGCCGGCCCCTTCCCCTCCCCTCCCGCGCCTCCGGCGGCCGGCCCCGCGCCCCGCCCCGCGccccgcctccctcctccctcctggccgtcccccgcgtcgcctccccgagcgaggCGACCGGGGGCTCATCTCCCCGCCCCCCAGCGCCCCCCTCCCGTTCCCCGCCTCCCNNNNNNNNNNNNNNNNNNNNNNNNNNNNNNNNNNNNNNNNNNNNNNNNNNNNNNNNNNNNNNNNNNNNNNNNNNNNNNNNNNNNNNNNNNNNNNNNNNNNNNNNNNNNNNNNNNNNNNNNNNNNNNNNNNNNNNNNNNNNNNNNNNNNNNNNNNNNNNNNNNNNNNNNNNNNNNNNNNNNNNNNNNNNNNNGGCGGCGGCCGTTCCTTCCCCGCGCGCGGTGCCACGGCTCGGGTGGTGCGTCCCGCGGCGGTGCTCCTCGGTCAGCGGTGATTCCGGCAGCGGCGGCTGCTCCTGGCGGCGCTACTCCGGGTGGCCTAGAGGCGCTGGCGCAGCCACTTGGCGGCGCGCTGACGCGATGGATGGTGGCGGCGCCCTCCCGgtccagatctgggcccttttgggccccatctgggtctgggCGGGCCTGTCTCGGTCGCGcatgcggcggctccggcggggccggTGGTGGTGCGGCTCGTGCGGGGGGTGGTGGAGTCGGCGGCACGTCTACTGCAGCTCGGCGACGGGTGCTTCACGAGCCCCTTTTGGGCTCGGCCGGGCCTCGAGGGCCTGGTACGCTCCCCTTGCCGCGTCCGGCCGGTGACCGCCGATGGCGGTGGAGGTTGTCTCCTCCGGCGTGGTTGCTCTCGCTACCGTTCTTCGTTCCCGGCTACTCCCTCTCGCTCTCGTCGGTCTCGCTTCGATGACCACGGTGAGGCGGCGGTGATGGTGGCAAGGCCGTGGTGGCGCACGTTCGTGGGTGGCTTGTCTGGTGGAGCTCGTCGGACTGTTCGGGGTTGTGGGTGTTGGCGGATGGGAGAAATCCGAGCCGGCTTGCCGGCACCGACGCGGTGACGCCCATGGGCGCCATCcttccttcctgaagggcgtcggatCTTCCCCTTCCCCACGCCCctccgcgtaccgggggaaaccctaggacctgtccgggcagcagcgtcgtcgtcgCCGTGTTCCTTCCTGAAGGTGCTGCTTGGTATGCGGAGGTTCGAGGTGCCTGGAGCGAGGTGTGGTACATCTCCGGTGGGCGCAACGGTTTTGGGTTATCTTCGTTTTCGTCGATCCGATGCTGTTGACGTTATtttctctcttctttctcttttgtttcttttggGCATGCTTGTGCTGTTTGCCCCAGCATTGAACTCTTGGTTGTATCGGGCGGTTGCTATATCAatatagcggggcgaaagcctttttctcaAGATGCCACGGATGAAGGCAAGGTAGAAGACGAGACCTATGTGTTGCTTCCTCTGGGGTGGATGAAACCAACACGGGGGAAGAACATGGACATGGCCGCACGTCCTGGGGCCATCGATGACGCGTCCTCCTTGCTGGTGTTGCTCGTCCCGAAGTGGTCACTATCATCGCCGCAGAGATGCATAGCAAGTGTTCGACGAAATGTATGAACCAATTGTGAGTTTTAGAGAGTTAAGTTTAGAAGTTCGGTTAGAAACCACATATTTTAAATGAGAAAATGTACCCCTCTACAGGATACTCGGCGGTGTACTCTAAATAATTGAGGATCGGTTAGAGATGCTCTTAGATCATACTTGTGAAACTAGCTATGTAGCGGTGTGGCCAAAACACGCATATTTTATTGATTGCTCCTTTTTGTGTACGTACGGCCTCTAGGTCCGTCGTATACGCTCATATGCCTAGTAGTTTACCATCAAGCAAGTGAATTAGCAGTAGTTTGTACCAGTCGGCCCAGACCAAGTTGTACAACGGTGTCGACTTCACAGGCGGTCGCATCAGCCGGATCCAGCAGCTCTTCACCCCACGGGCGAACTCGTCGGCGACCCCCGCAAATTGGCATTTGGGCAGCATCTCGTTGGCGAAGCGGTTTATGGAGCTTCTCGCCGTGGCATAGTCGTTCAGGCACCCCTCGTAGGCGTTCCTCTCCTGGCCAGAGAACGAGGTGTTCTGGCTGAGCTGGTTCCTCGCGGCGAGTTGTGTGGCGTCCAATGATTCAACGGCGAACCGCGCGGCGACGATCACGTATCCGGTGGCGCCCTCCTTGTGCGACCCGGATATTTCGACGCCGCCCCAGATCATCACGTCGATGCAACAGCTTCGTGCTgcatgactcgccgcaggcagaagACCCGTCCAGCGCCGGCACACCACGGCAGTCCGTGCTTGCGGCAGCCATGCAAAAGGGCGCAAGGACAACGAGGAGGAGAATGATCTTCACCGTAGTCATATAGAGTGTGCGCGTGTCTCTCTTCGTGGGGAGATGTTTCTTTGTGAAGTGCGAGTATAATATATGCACATATCATTAGCATTATTTGTAGCATTAATTGATTGTTTGCGGTTTTAATGTATCAATTTATTTGATTTAATGAATTATGTGGATCAGCATGCCAAGATAGAATGCATTGCATGCGCATGACAAGTGGGGAGTATATATTGTATACAAAAATTAACTTGTATATTTTGCATCAATATTCAATATATTCTACATAAATGATAGTAGTATCtaaatgatatgtgtagtacagGTGGTCTGTAAATGATATTCTACGTAAATTAACTTTTTTTATTGAATCGTTCTTTCTTCCTCTAGAAGGAAAGGGCGATCTCACCAACACCCGTCATCAGGGAGTTCCTCCGCCTTCGTCCTCTGGCGGCTTCTCTCCGCAGACGACCTCGGTCATCGATGATGAGGAGGGTcatcggatccacgcgtgtggatagGTTTAGCACAAAGTAACTTAGCATTTAGGCTTTTCATTGTTTTCGCTTCAGCGGCGGGTGTAGAATAATTTATTCTTCACCCAATGTACAAACGCGCACTAAATTAAGGTTTTATTTTAACAAAAATCCATACGCACTACATTATAAAATGAGTGGAGCAATAAGTAAGTGATCAGCTTCTAAAAAAACATCAAGGACTGAACAAGAATTTTTGTGTCTTCTTCCAGCTTACTAACAGAGTTGTTGGTATCGCAAAAAGTCTTGACTTGTAGTTTTATGTTACTTTGGCCTTATAGGTTTATGTATCGATTAAGAACATCTCTAGTAGACCCCTTAAAAATGCCAAACCTGTAAAAATTCCAACGAGTTTACAGGTTGGGACTAATTTTGTCCAGAACAGACCCCGTAAAAGTTCGCGGGACTGTAATCGTTTTACATGCCACTGAAAACGCGAGACCTCTAGTTCTACAGGTCCGAGGGCAGTATACAGGCCACGAACCGTATCCTTCCGCCGCCATCCGTACCATCCGTCTCCAGCCGTCGATTTCTCCCTGCTCCAATAAAATTCTGCACTGCAAAAGGATCGAGCGCGTGCGTGCGGCCATGGCTGATCCCGTTCGGAGGCTCCGTGAACGAGATGCAGTGGCTCCGTGTCACCAGCGGTTCCATATTTGACAGCTACGTCAAGGGGAGCTAGCTAGGTAGCTAGCTTGTGGATCGATTGGCCACGGCGacgggagctagctagctagctcctggGTCGATCGATTAGTCAGCCAGCCAGCTAGCTCTGGATTGATTCGACGCTGGCGCTAGCCAGTTTCTGGACCGATTCGAGCAGTGACGGCGACGCTGGGGCGCTTCGTGCGAGTTGTCTCGGATGCCGGCGGCACCGTATTTGGCCGCTTTGTGCGCGGTCCGTCGGGTTCGTAGGAGCGAGCTAGCTGGCCTGGAAcacgggcgagaggaagaagatgtgaGAAAGAATACACGAGAATATTCGATTTTACAGTCTAAGTTTAAAGGGTCTACTTGACCGCAACCCAAACCAACCCTTAAAATGAGTTTTCTGTGGACTGCAAAAGCGGTTTTTAGTTTCACGgtttaaggggtctgctagaggTTCTCTAATCTAACTTTCGAACCACAACAGTTTTGCAACAGATCCAAACGACGAGGTTATCGTTTGATCCAGATCAAACCATTGACAACGAccctcacgctcctcgtccaactgTTGCAACTATTGTGTGCGACCCCATAATATCTGGTCAACTCCGCAAATCAGTACCTATTTATAACTCTCCTAATTTAATTGATGCGGCCCCATGTTAGATCAGGGTTATTTCACAAATCACGCCCCGGTTTTAACTGTCCTAATTAGAGCATCGATAGTCGGGTGCCTCAAATGACCTCTCATATGCCCGCGGACGGCCCCGGCCGGTGACCGGatataagaaaagaaaaaaaatga
It contains:
- the LOC119340195 gene encoding receptor like protein kinase S.2-like isoform X2, coding for MTAQHPNITRLIGYCYYLGHQRIKYNDEYVFAHVVEKFLCFEYLKSGSLDKHISDESCGLDWHTRFKIIKGVSEGLNYLHNGCKDSIYHLDLKPGNILLDKNMVPKIGDFGLSRLFQSEKTHITSKFVGTVGYMPPEYINRGAITTKFDVFSLGVIIVRIVAGHEGYSRCEQMSPQEFIEHVHENWRKRLQETMSSYTSEQVKTCIEIALRCVEFDREKRPTIADIVDELNKIEDAGSSAIGKISEETEHSPEKQLAIEEQKIECTKEHTSRYARTNRISTLVKYHAAESIGFVIGAMVSFSLTPKLVELPSDKYNLHVNCKKEVEYLYKELVRMQAGRHDLAEVSRDQLDEVVKLWAEEVKDLSYQEENTIDLDEVPQDQLNGVVKLWAEEVKDLLYQEENTVDLDEVPRDQLNDVVKLWAEEVKDLSYQEENTIDLDEVQRDQLNGVGKLWAKEVKDLSYQEENTVDLDEVPRDQLHGVVKLWAEEVKGLSYQEENTVDLAEVPRGQLDQGENTVDSFMVCLPRTSLSRL
- the LOC119340195 gene encoding G-type lectin S-receptor-like serine/threonine-protein kinase At1g67520 isoform X1, encoding MVNKLEHSGATTREFTLELLRQITDNFSEKHEIGRGGFGIVYKGVLDDGEEIAIKKLHCVPGLDDTQFRNEFNNLMTAQHPNITRLIGYCYYLGHQRIKYNDEYVFAHVVEKFLCFEYLKSGSLDKHISDESCGLDWHTRFKIIKGVSEGLNYLHNGCKDSIYHLDLKPGNILLDKNMVPKIGDFGLSRLFQSEKTHITSKFVGTVGYMPPEYINRGAITTKFDVFSLGVIIVRIVAGHEGYSRCEQMSPQEFIEHVHENWRKRLQETMSSYTSEQVKTCIEIALRCVEFDREKRPTIADIVDELNKIEDAGSSAIGKISEETEHSPEKQLAIEEQKIECTKEHTRYARTNRISTLVKYHAAESIGFVIGAMVSFSLTPKLVELPSDKYNLHVNCKKEVEYLYKELVRMQAGRHDLAEVSRDQLDEVVKLWAEEVKDLSYQEENTIDLDEVPQDQLNGVVKLWAEEVKDLLYQEENTVDLDEVPRDQLNDVVKLWAEEVKDLSYQEENTIDLDEVQRDQLNGVGKLWAKEVKDLSYQEENTVDLDEVPRDQLHGVVKLWAEEVKGLSYQEENTVDLAEVPRGQLDQGENTVDSFMVCLPRTSLSRL